The Haloarchaeobius amylolyticus genome window below encodes:
- a CDS encoding DUF7124 domain-containing protein, translating into MNGGNDGTMTLAFELSALQALADPEHVFDDARRWSKYVGVVSDKPTYVVTNFTRKNRIRQDFFSGPRGKEESLESVGEQFDTDRHVFVSTTQEDADLADRAGWEYLPVEDAAEAAGWELSDEDEEAETEEATRDDWP; encoded by the coding sequence ATGAACGGCGGCAACGATGGAACGATGACGTTGGCGTTCGAGCTGTCTGCACTGCAGGCGCTCGCGGACCCCGAGCACGTCTTCGACGACGCCCGGCGCTGGAGCAAGTACGTGGGAGTCGTCTCCGACAAGCCGACGTACGTCGTGACCAACTTCACCCGCAAGAACCGCATCAGACAGGACTTCTTCTCCGGCCCCCGTGGGAAAGAGGAGAGCCTCGAGAGCGTCGGCGAGCAGTTCGACACCGACCGCCACGTCTTCGTCAGCACGACCCAGGAGGACGCCGACCTGGCCGACCGCGCCGGCTGGGAGTACCTGCCCGTCGAGGACGCGGCCGAGGCGGCCGGCTGGGAGCTTTCCGACGAGGACGAGGAGGCAGAGACCGAGGAAGCGACCCGCGACGACTGGCCGTAG
- a CDS encoding SDR family oxidoreductase, with translation MTHDSYRLLVAGASGETGIDILDYLAETDYTARAMTRHGENESRLRRHGADEVVVGDLFDRDDALRAVDGVDGVLCAVGSPRRRFLYGRPVDGDGVQRLVDAALHHDVSYFVFESALGVGDSKGGLSLPERLLRYRVLRAKHETEKYLRESELPHTIIRPGRLREGEMTQDLVVAEGGATVSGSVRRADVAWLMVAALTTPEARNRTFEVVGPESAPGGVEDVVEFDWRGPETGLVATRSDYSIPL, from the coding sequence GTGACACACGATAGCTACCGGCTCCTCGTCGCGGGCGCGAGTGGGGAGACCGGCATCGACATTCTGGACTACCTCGCAGAGACCGACTACACCGCTCGCGCCATGACACGCCACGGGGAGAACGAGTCGCGGTTACGGCGCCACGGGGCGGACGAGGTCGTCGTCGGCGACCTCTTCGACCGGGACGACGCCCTGCGCGCGGTCGACGGGGTCGACGGCGTGCTCTGTGCCGTCGGGTCCCCGCGGCGACGGTTCCTCTACGGGCGGCCGGTCGACGGCGACGGCGTCCAGCGACTCGTCGACGCCGCGTTGCACCACGACGTGTCGTACTTCGTCTTCGAGTCGGCCCTCGGCGTCGGCGACTCGAAGGGCGGTCTCTCGCTCCCCGAGCGCCTGCTCCGCTACCGCGTCCTCCGCGCGAAGCACGAGACGGAGAAGTACCTCCGCGAGTCCGAACTCCCACACACCATCATCCGACCCGGCCGGTTGCGCGAGGGCGAGATGACACAGGACCTCGTCGTCGCCGAGGGCGGTGCCACGGTGTCCGGGAGCGTCCGCCGGGCCGACGTGGCCTGGCTGATGGTCGCCGCCCTGACCACGCCGGAGGCCCGCAACCGTACCTTCGAGGTCGTCGGCCCCGAGAGCGCCCCCGGCGGCGTCGAGGACGTGGTCGAGTTCGACTGGCGCGGCCCCGAGACCGGCCTCGTCGCCACGCGCTCTGACTACTCGATTCCCCTGTGA
- a CDS encoding sensor histidine kinase — protein sequence MTMRDWPRRFLPAAVRGSYLAKLTIALLLVVVVVAGVGVNAYLQADAELDASVEADSLTVARLEADRVGDWDDRNVRIVRMLSKYQDLQHDEPRAVELFLQREAWFLPDTVRAVHVVDADTTTVIASTASWRTHDGTDFAAEGAPWAVTPPSFGGGAQVHTSSVYTSLGEPVVAYVTPVPRRPDQWLVLVATIPSFESSAETGVETGTVQLVDGEGTVFYDGFGGAVPHRLGESEAGEPPDFIRGGPDREAGFLGRGEVQPPLRPGYVLGYAPVPDSEWTVLVYTPTADAYQAERSITTLVSSITVVSLVGLLVIAATIGRNTVRTLRGLAEKAERLERGDLDVDLSTGRADEFGELAAAFDSLQQSLRRQIEAAEAARADAVAAAEDLAETNEALAEQREMILVLHRLLRHNLRNDLSAITWNAQNLRDADLDADEAAALDALLETAERLEEQTRKAQQIEDIAGRDGGDVHEVDLAAAVEHAVAAMRDEHPHASITVDVPEHAFVRSLLSIQSVVEYLVDNAIRHNDRAEPTVAVSVTPASDPDGMVELRVSDDGPGIPETEIEPILEGREQPLRHGSGIGLWLVVWTVRKSGGRVSFADREPRGTTVLVEFEPVGREAAGEDDEEPTGLAGGRASAEPALDPDLSGPDGGRSGERRPEQD from the coding sequence ATGACGATGCGGGACTGGCCGCGGCGCTTCCTCCCTGCCGCAGTCCGGGGGAGCTACCTCGCGAAGTTGACCATCGCGCTCTTGCTCGTGGTCGTCGTGGTCGCCGGGGTCGGCGTGAACGCGTACCTCCAGGCCGACGCGGAGCTGGACGCGTCCGTCGAGGCCGACTCGCTGACGGTGGCCCGCCTCGAGGCGGACCGGGTCGGCGACTGGGACGACCGGAACGTCCGCATCGTCCGGATGCTCTCGAAGTACCAGGACCTCCAGCACGACGAACCCCGCGCTGTCGAGCTGTTCTTGCAGCGCGAGGCCTGGTTCCTGCCCGACACGGTCAGGGCGGTCCACGTCGTCGACGCGGACACGACGACGGTCATCGCCAGCACGGCCAGCTGGCGGACCCACGACGGGACCGACTTCGCGGCCGAGGGCGCCCCCTGGGCGGTGACGCCGCCGTCGTTCGGCGGGGGCGCGCAGGTCCACACGTCGTCGGTCTACACGTCGCTCGGGGAGCCGGTGGTGGCGTACGTCACGCCGGTCCCGCGGCGACCCGACCAGTGGCTGGTCCTCGTCGCCACCATCCCGTCCTTCGAGTCCAGCGCCGAGACGGGGGTCGAGACGGGGACCGTCCAGCTCGTCGACGGCGAGGGGACGGTCTTCTACGACGGGTTCGGCGGCGCGGTGCCACACCGGCTGGGCGAGAGCGAGGCCGGCGAACCCCCGGACTTCATCCGGGGCGGCCCGGACCGCGAGGCCGGGTTCCTCGGCCGCGGCGAGGTCCAGCCGCCGCTTCGCCCGGGCTACGTCCTCGGCTACGCGCCGGTCCCGGACAGCGAGTGGACGGTGCTGGTGTACACGCCGACCGCCGATGCCTACCAGGCGGAGCGCTCCATCACGACGCTGGTGTCGAGCATCACGGTCGTCTCGCTGGTCGGGCTGCTGGTCATCGCGGCGACCATCGGCCGGAACACGGTCCGGACGCTCCGGGGACTGGCCGAGAAGGCGGAGCGCCTGGAGCGCGGTGACCTCGACGTCGACCTGTCGACCGGGCGGGCCGACGAGTTCGGCGAACTCGCGGCGGCCTTCGACAGCCTGCAGCAGTCGCTCCGGCGCCAGATCGAGGCGGCCGAGGCGGCCCGTGCCGACGCGGTCGCGGCCGCCGAGGACCTCGCCGAGACGAACGAGGCGCTGGCCGAGCAACGCGAGATGATACTGGTCCTGCACCGCCTGCTCAGGCACAACCTCCGGAACGACCTGAGCGCCATCACCTGGAACGCCCAGAACCTCCGGGACGCCGACCTCGACGCCGACGAGGCGGCGGCGCTCGACGCCCTGCTGGAGACGGCAGAGCGCCTGGAGGAGCAGACCCGGAAGGCCCAGCAGATAGAGGACATCGCGGGCCGGGACGGGGGCGACGTCCACGAGGTCGACCTCGCGGCGGCGGTCGAGCACGCGGTCGCGGCGATGCGAGACGAGCACCCCCACGCGTCCATCACCGTGGACGTCCCCGAGCACGCGTTCGTCCGGTCGCTGCTCTCCATCCAGTCCGTCGTCGAGTACCTCGTCGACAACGCCATCCGGCACAACGACCGGGCCGAGCCGACCGTCGCGGTGTCGGTGACGCCGGCGAGCGACCCCGACGGGATGGTCGAGTTGCGCGTCAGCGACGACGGTCCCGGCATCCCGGAGACGGAGATCGAACCCATCCTGGAGGGGCGCGAACAGCCGCTCCGCCACGGCAGCGGCATCGGCCTCTGGCTCGTCGTCTGGACCGTCCGCAAGTCCGGCGGCCGGGTGTCGTTCGCGGACCGCGAGCCCCGCGGGACGACCGTGCTGGTCGAGTTCGAACCGGTCGGCCGGGAGGCCGCGGGCGAGGACGACGAGGAACCGACGGGACTCGCCGGTGGTCGTGCGTCCGCCGAGCCGGCTCTGGACCCCGACCTGTCCGGCCCGGACGGGGGGCGGTCGGGAGAGCGGCGGCCGGAACAGGACTGA
- a CDS encoding cupin domain-containing protein, whose protein sequence is MGTITTGRPLDEDGTPVDGPALQMDPDGPAATAFAESPYPLASSPAAEMWSAIAQHPARDGSDVPAMLVWLGPDALELPPHAHSNGSEYFRALEGPVTLVVDGEEHRLGPGEDITVDPGREHYFRNDTDGYVSFYVEPPWFETVEVQFSFFGMDHEGVFSRDGSYAEPDLFQGLLFSEYISDGTRIDMGPVAVQRFLWATVGRLARAMGRQAVDARYLDPGYWRRTVEQPSL, encoded by the coding sequence ATGGGAACTATCACGACCGGCCGTCCACTCGACGAGGACGGCACGCCGGTCGATGGCCCAGCCCTCCAGATGGACCCCGACGGACCGGCGGCGACGGCGTTCGCCGAGTCGCCGTATCCACTCGCGTCGAGTCCGGCCGCAGAGATGTGGTCGGCCATCGCGCAGCACCCCGCCCGTGACGGGTCGGACGTACCCGCCATGCTCGTGTGGCTCGGCCCCGACGCGCTCGAACTCCCGCCACACGCCCACAGCAACGGCTCCGAGTACTTCCGGGCGCTCGAGGGACCGGTGACACTCGTCGTCGATGGCGAGGAACACCGCCTCGGCCCGGGCGAGGACATCACGGTCGACCCGGGGCGCGAGCACTACTTCCGGAACGACACCGACGGCTACGTCTCGTTCTACGTGGAGCCCCCGTGGTTCGAGACGGTCGAGGTCCAGTTCTCGTTCTTCGGGATGGACCACGAGGGGGTCTTCAGCCGCGACGGCTCCTACGCCGAACCGGACCTCTTCCAGGGACTGCTGTTCTCGGAGTACATCAGCGACGGGACACGTATCGACATGGGTCCCGTCGCCGTCCAGCGCTTCCTCTGGGCGACCGTGGGACGCCTCGCGAGAGCGATGGGCCGGCAGGCCGTCGACGCGCGCTATCTCGACCCCGGGTACTGGAGACGGACCGTCGAACAGCCGAGCCTGTGA
- a CDS encoding DUF5815 family protein: MAEPRVPGGSGTELSLPDGPTVAASDIDLGMREYVEDGERYAVVMDVHPPSRFFPESLVAVLQETVETADDFGEFGTPHLMGIVMEEFPEKVASADVSDDGTIGCSMIWLTEFDSRRLHEIIVELVVELMEHAISHADDDDAVSDFERQMLEFDVAEFVEQYRAQREFTSEHDSAL, encoded by the coding sequence ATGGCTGAACCACGCGTTCCGGGTGGGTCCGGAACCGAACTGTCGCTCCCCGACGGGCCGACCGTGGCCGCGAGCGACATCGACCTCGGGATGCGAGAGTACGTCGAGGACGGTGAACGCTACGCGGTCGTGATGGACGTCCACCCGCCGTCGCGGTTCTTCCCGGAGTCGCTGGTCGCGGTGTTACAGGAGACGGTCGAGACAGCCGACGACTTCGGCGAGTTCGGGACGCCTCACCTGATGGGCATCGTGATGGAAGAGTTCCCGGAGAAGGTCGCGAGCGCCGACGTCTCTGACGACGGCACCATCGGCTGTTCGATGATATGGCTCACCGAGTTCGACTCGCGCCGCCTCCACGAGATAATCGTCGAGCTGGTCGTCGAGCTGATGGAACACGCCATCAGCCACGCCGACGACGACGACGCGGTCAGCGACTTCGAACGCCAGATGCTGGAGTTCGACGTGGCCGAGTTCGTCGAGCAGTACCGCGCCCAGCGCGAGTTCACGAGCGAGCACGATTCGGCGCTGTAG
- a CDS encoding PrsW family intramembrane metalloprotease — MAGSDRQHDPIESNGGPDRYEVTGWESRTRLDAVAETVHGGLQRSARWAVILLAVVTFVAQLGLVASALVYRPTLGLLTVLSVVPAFLLAGAIWYGNPTMREPIWPLSVTFLLSVLFASFAATLNGALQPVVTALPFVGMVVFFFLVVGPIEETVKWLSVRLHAYRSDDFDAVIDGAVYGAVAGLGFATIENALYISKGLFESGTLAMSGGFEQMLSAATQRAFVGPGHVLYSAIAGYYLGLAKFNPDDRGPIVVKGLLLAAGIHATYNSLVSNLPYDALGGGIGFVAFVLAFDGLVGYFLYRKLSRYRDAYDEVAAENQSNAVSAD, encoded by the coding sequence ATGGCGGGGAGCGACAGACAACACGACCCGATCGAATCGAACGGCGGACCCGACAGGTACGAGGTGACCGGGTGGGAGTCCCGGACCAGGCTCGACGCGGTCGCGGAGACGGTCCACGGCGGCCTCCAGCGCAGCGCCAGGTGGGCCGTCATCCTGCTCGCCGTGGTGACGTTCGTCGCCCAGCTGGGGCTGGTCGCCTCGGCGCTCGTCTACCGACCCACGCTCGGGCTGTTGACCGTCCTCTCGGTGGTCCCCGCGTTCCTGCTCGCGGGCGCCATCTGGTACGGGAACCCGACGATGCGAGAGCCCATCTGGCCGCTCTCGGTGACGTTCCTGCTGTCCGTGCTGTTCGCGAGCTTCGCGGCCACCCTGAACGGCGCGTTGCAACCGGTCGTGACGGCCCTGCCGTTCGTCGGCATGGTCGTGTTCTTCTTCCTCGTGGTCGGCCCCATCGAGGAGACGGTGAAGTGGCTCTCGGTTCGCCTGCACGCCTACCGGAGCGACGACTTCGACGCGGTCATCGACGGGGCGGTGTACGGGGCGGTCGCCGGCCTCGGCTTCGCCACCATCGAGAACGCGCTGTACATCTCGAAGGGGCTGTTCGAGTCCGGCACGCTCGCCATGAGCGGCGGCTTCGAGCAGATGCTGTCGGCCGCGACCCAGCGCGCCTTCGTCGGACCGGGCCACGTGCTGTACTCGGCCATCGCGGGCTACTACCTCGGGCTGGCGAAGTTCAACCCGGACGACCGCGGCCCCATCGTGGTCAAGGGCCTGCTGCTGGCCGCCGGCATCCACGCGACGTACAACTCGCTCGTCTCGAACCTCCCGTACGACGCCCTCGGTGGCGGCATCGGCTTCGTCGCCTTCGTGCTCGCGTTCGACGGCCTCGTCGGGTACTTCCTCTACCGGAAGCTCTCTCGCTACCGCGACGCCTACGACGAGGTGGCGGCCGAGAACCAGAGTAACGCAGTTAGCGCCGACTAG
- the carB gene encoding carbamoyl-phosphate synthase large subunit has translation MYEFAVNKITMTGGTPDDTDDGRTILLIGSGPIQIGQAAEFDYSGAQACRALQEEGARVVLVNSNPATIMTDPDMADRVYIEPITTEAIAEIIEKERPDGVIAGLGGQTGLNVTAELSEEGVLDEYDVDVMGTPLDTIYATEDRDLFRQRMEKIGEPVPKSTTITLEEGETVAELSEEAIADRVEAAVEEVGGLPVISRTTYTLGGSGSGVVEDMDELKRRVRKGLRLSRNSEVLITESISGWVELEYEVMRDADDSCIIICNMENIDPMGIHTGESTVVTPSQVIPDEGHQAMRDSALKVIRELGIEGGCNIQHAWRDDGTPGGEYRVVEVNPRVSRSSALASKATGYPIARVTAKVALGKRLHEITNEITGQTTAAFEPAIDYVVTKVPRWPKDKFPETDFTLSTAMKSTGEAMAIGRTFEESLLKALRSSEYDPDVEWADVSDDELETEYLERPSPDRPYAMFEAFHRGYTVEKVIELTDIEEWYVERFKKVADSYDAAAEGDFTAAAITGHTNAQIAAATGETVDTIEQNVPGRTYKQVDTCAGEFEAQTPYYYSARKPEWYTGPYEGEAAAGELKVDHDVESVVVVGGGPIRIGQGVEFDYCSVHAVRALREMGIDAHVVNNNPETVSTDYDTSDGLFFEPINAEEVADVIEAVGADGVMIQFGGQTSVDIGEPLQAEIDRRGLDCDIVGTSVEAMDLAEDRDRFNRLMDELGIAQPEGGSATSEAEAIDLAHDIGYPVLVRPSYVLGGRAMDVVYDDEELTTYMEEAVRVSPDKPILIDDFLEDAVELDVDAVSDGEDVLIGGIMEHVETAGVHSGDSACMIPPRSLDEETLGRVRQVTEDLATALETVGLMNVQLAVKDGEVYVLEANPRSSRTVPYVSKATGVPIAKLAAKVMAGQSIEDLEAEEQIPEHTSIKEVVLPFDRLPNSDPRLGPEMKSTGEVMGTASDFGMAYWKSQQAASNAVEEGTAVVDLDVDGYEEFFEVAAFDDRERALMEGKVDLLVSDDLESLQTAVEEDVPYITTVASAEAYLDGLAAKDGDLEVMAVQDRPRTVGKWGTPEQN, from the coding sequence ATGTACGAATTTGCAGTGAACAAGATAACCATGACCGGCGGGACACCGGACGACACCGACGACGGACGTACTATCCTCCTGATCGGCAGCGGCCCGATACAGATCGGCCAGGCGGCGGAGTTCGACTACTCCGGCGCGCAGGCCTGTCGCGCACTCCAGGAGGAGGGGGCCCGAGTCGTCCTCGTCAACTCGAACCCCGCGACCATCATGACGGACCCGGACATGGCGGACCGGGTCTACATCGAGCCTATCACGACGGAGGCCATCGCGGAGATCATCGAGAAGGAACGCCCCGACGGGGTCATCGCCGGCCTCGGCGGCCAGACCGGCCTGAACGTCACGGCCGAGCTGTCCGAGGAGGGCGTCCTCGACGAGTACGACGTGGACGTCATGGGCACGCCGCTCGACACCATCTACGCGACGGAGGACCGCGACCTCTTCCGCCAGCGCATGGAGAAGATCGGCGAGCCCGTGCCGAAGTCGACGACCATCACCCTCGAGGAGGGCGAGACGGTCGCCGAACTCTCGGAAGAGGCCATCGCGGACCGCGTCGAGGCGGCGGTCGAGGAGGTCGGCGGCCTCCCCGTCATCTCGCGGACCACCTACACCCTCGGCGGCAGCGGCTCCGGCGTCGTCGAGGACATGGACGAACTCAAGCGCCGCGTCCGCAAGGGCCTGCGCCTCTCGCGCAACAGCGAGGTCCTCATCACCGAGTCCATCTCCGGCTGGGTCGAACTCGAGTACGAGGTGATGCGCGACGCCGACGACTCGTGTATCATCATCTGCAACATGGAGAACATCGACCCGATGGGCATCCACACCGGCGAGTCCACGGTCGTCACGCCCAGCCAGGTCATCCCCGACGAGGGCCACCAGGCGATGCGCGACTCCGCGCTGAAGGTCATCCGCGAACTCGGCATCGAGGGCGGCTGTAACATCCAGCACGCCTGGCGCGACGACGGCACCCCCGGCGGCGAGTACCGCGTCGTCGAGGTGAACCCCCGCGTATCCCGCTCCTCCGCGCTCGCCTCGAAGGCGACCGGCTACCCCATCGCCCGCGTCACGGCGAAGGTCGCACTGGGCAAGCGCCTCCACGAGATCACCAACGAGATCACCGGCCAGACCACGGCCGCCTTCGAGCCGGCGATCGACTACGTCGTCACGAAGGTCCCGCGCTGGCCCAAGGACAAGTTCCCCGAGACGGACTTCACGCTCAGCACGGCGATGAAGAGTACTGGAGAAGCGATGGCCATCGGGCGCACCTTCGAGGAGAGCCTGCTCAAGGCGCTGCGCTCCTCGGAGTACGACCCCGACGTGGAGTGGGCCGACGTCTCCGACGACGAACTCGAGACCGAGTACCTCGAACGGCCCAGCCCGGACCGCCCCTACGCCATGTTCGAGGCGTTCCACCGCGGCTACACCGTCGAGAAGGTCATCGAGCTGACCGACATCGAGGAGTGGTACGTCGAGCGCTTCAAGAAGGTCGCCGACTCCTACGACGCCGCGGCCGAGGGCGACTTCACCGCCGCCGCCATCACCGGCCACACCAACGCCCAGATCGCCGCCGCGACCGGCGAGACCGTCGACACCATCGAACAGAACGTCCCCGGGCGCACCTACAAGCAGGTCGACACCTGTGCCGGCGAGTTCGAGGCCCAGACGCCGTACTACTACTCCGCGCGCAAGCCCGAGTGGTACACCGGGCCGTACGAGGGCGAGGCGGCCGCGGGCGAGCTGAAGGTCGACCACGACGTCGAGAGCGTCGTGGTGGTCGGCGGTGGCCCCATCCGCATCGGGCAGGGGGTCGAGTTCGACTACTGTTCGGTCCACGCGGTCCGCGCCCTGCGCGAGATGGGCATCGACGCCCACGTCGTCAACAACAACCCGGAGACGGTCTCGACGGACTACGACACCTCCGACGGGCTGTTCTTCGAACCCATCAACGCCGAGGAGGTCGCCGACGTCATCGAGGCGGTCGGCGCCGACGGCGTGATGATCCAGTTCGGCGGGCAGACCTCCGTCGACATCGGTGAGCCCCTCCAGGCGGAGATCGACCGCCGCGGCCTCGACTGCGATATCGTCGGGACCTCCGTCGAGGCGATGGACCTCGCCGAGGACCGCGACCGCTTCAACCGCCTCATGGACGAACTCGGCATCGCCCAGCCCGAGGGTGGTTCCGCGACCAGCGAGGCCGAGGCCATCGACCTCGCCCACGACATCGGCTACCCGGTGCTGGTCCGCCCGAGCTACGTCCTCGGTGGCCGTGCGATGGACGTGGTCTACGACGACGAGGAGCTGACGACCTACATGGAGGAGGCGGTCCGCGTCTCCCCGGACAAGCCCATCCTCATCGACGACTTCCTCGAGGACGCCGTCGAACTCGACGTCGACGCCGTCTCGGATGGCGAGGACGTCCTCATCGGCGGCATCATGGAGCACGTCGAGACCGCCGGCGTCCACTCCGGCGACTCCGCGTGTATGATTCCGCCGCGCTCGCTCGACGAGGAGACGCTCGGCCGCGTCCGGCAGGTCACGGAGGACCTCGCGACGGCACTCGAGACGGTCGGCCTCATGAACGTCCAGCTGGCTGTGAAGGATGGGGAGGTCTACGTGCTCGAAGCCAACCCGCGCTCCTCGCGCACCGTGCCCTACGTCTCGAAGGCGACCGGCGTCCCCATCGCCAAGCTCGCCGCGAAGGTCATGGCCGGCCAGTCCATCGAGGACCTCGAGGCCGAAGAGCAGATCCCCGAGCACACCAGCATCAAGGAGGTCGTCCTGCCGTTCGACCGCCTGCCGAACTCGGACCCGCGGCTGGGCCCCGAGATGAAGTCCACGGGGGAGGTCATGGGCACCGCGAGCGACTTCGGGATGGCCTACTGGAAGTCCCAGCAGGCCGCTTCGAACGCGGTCGAGGAGGGCACCGCCGTGGTCGACCTCGACGTGGACGGCTACGAGGAGTTCTTCGAGGTCGCAGCGTTCGACGACCGCGAGCGGGCACTCATGGAGGGCAAGGTCGACCTGCTGGTCAGCGACGACCTCGAGTCGCTCCAGACCGCGGTCGAGGAGGACGTCCCCTACATCACGACGGTCGCCAGCGCCGAGGCCTACCTCGACGGCCTCGCCGCGAAGGACGGCGACCTCGAGGTGATGGCGGTCCAGGACCGCCCGCGCACCGTCGGCAAGTGGGGCACCCCCGAGCAGAACTGA
- a CDS encoding N-acetylmuramoyl-L-alanine amidase — MKRRDFLSSGTSVLATGALLSGADAATAATKPAMEWDPAHYSNYSDASRTAGDIRWVVLHTIEGSASAGISWFKNPDSDVSSHFVVDAGGAITKMVNVEDVAWTNGNGPYNDTAINIEMAGYAGETDFSEGLYQGVADLVAYLCDTYGVAVRHPTYDIAPCSAYDGDGGIIGHEQIPSPYDCSAVTGGKTDPGSTWNWDYLVQKVGGPTTAPTFSIGEDVVSTASVNVRSSAEVADNVKHTQPADELGTVASGYVTNDGFTWWWVEWANGVGGWSVEEYLGSAQGEESDAAFLIGEEVHPTTDLNVRTGASTSHDVVGVVSSTDAGFVKDGYVTADGYTWWEVDWQDGPRGWSAEAYLAADTGTGGSGREPSTDFTIETDLTQPVDVTGAEIDDAIAAERPDSPLVGLGDTFVAVQEEYSVNAVYQAAHAIHESAWGTSTIAQDKQNLFGWGAVDSDPYDGAKYFDTFADCVWYVMGEVADRYLEPGNWRYNGPHLEGMNVYYATDERWAEKIADHYRTLASTI; from the coding sequence ATGAAACGACGCGACTTCCTGTCCTCCGGGACGAGCGTGCTCGCGACCGGCGCGCTCCTCTCGGGCGCCGACGCGGCCACGGCAGCGACCAAGCCAGCGATGGAGTGGGACCCGGCCCACTACAGCAACTACAGCGACGCGAGCCGCACCGCCGGGGACATCCGGTGGGTCGTCCTGCACACCATCGAGGGCTCGGCGAGTGCGGGCATCAGCTGGTTCAAGAACCCGGACTCGGACGTGAGTTCGCACTTCGTGGTCGACGCCGGCGGCGCCATCACGAAGATGGTGAACGTCGAGGACGTGGCGTGGACGAACGGGAACGGCCCGTACAACGACACGGCCATCAACATCGAGATGGCCGGCTACGCGGGCGAGACGGACTTCTCGGAGGGGCTGTACCAGGGCGTCGCCGACCTCGTCGCGTACCTCTGTGACACCTACGGGGTCGCGGTGCGCCACCCCACCTACGACATCGCGCCCTGCTCGGCCTACGACGGTGACGGCGGCATCATCGGGCACGAGCAGATTCCCTCGCCCTACGACTGTTCTGCGGTCACCGGGGGCAAGACCGACCCCGGCAGCACGTGGAACTGGGACTATCTCGTACAGAAGGTCGGCGGCCCGACGACGGCACCGACGTTCAGCATCGGTGAGGACGTTGTCTCGACCGCGAGCGTCAACGTCCGCTCCAGCGCCGAGGTCGCGGACAACGTGAAACACACCCAGCCCGCCGACGAGCTGGGGACCGTCGCGAGCGGCTACGTCACCAACGACGGCTTCACCTGGTGGTGGGTCGAGTGGGCCAACGGCGTCGGCGGCTGGTCCGTCGAGGAGTACCTCGGGTCGGCACAGGGCGAGGAGAGCGACGCGGCCTTCCTCATCGGCGAGGAGGTCCACCCGACGACGGACCTGAACGTCAGGACGGGCGCCAGCACCAGCCACGACGTGGTCGGCGTCGTCTCGAGCACGGACGCCGGCTTCGTCAAGGACGGCTACGTCACCGCCGACGGCTACACCTGGTGGGAGGTCGACTGGCAGGACGGCCCGCGGGGCTGGTCGGCCGAGGCGTACCTCGCGGCCGACACCGGGACGGGCGGGAGTGGTCGCGAACCGAGCACGGACTTCACCATCGAGACGGACCTGACCCAGCCCGTGGACGTGACCGGCGCCGAGATCGACGACGCCATCGCGGCCGAGCGACCGGACAGTCCCCTCGTCGGGCTCGGGGACACCTTCGTCGCCGTTCAGGAGGAGTACTCGGTCAACGCGGTGTACCAGGCCGCCCACGCCATCCACGAGTCGGCGTGGGGGACGAGCACCATCGCGCAGGACAAGCAGAACCTCTTCGGCTGGGGGGCGGTCGACTCCGACCCCTACGACGGCGCGAAGTACTTCGACACCTTCGCGGACTGCGTCTGGTACGTCATGGGCGAGGTCGCGGACCGCTACCTCGAGCCGGGCAACTGGCGCTACAACGGCCCGCACCTCGAGGGGATGAACGTCTACTACGCGACGGACGAACGCTGGGCGGAGAAGATAGCCGACCACTACCGGACGCTGGCGAGTACCATCTAG